One Betta splendens chromosome 16, fBetSpl5.4, whole genome shotgun sequence genomic window carries:
- the LOC114843330 gene encoding brevican core protein-like isoform X1 — MRLSGSRGDGNRTGLQVPAEQRSPCSCSRKCSRAVVLSSRLDAPLLLLFGLWLLVPPSSSASDESDDSKLLHVTIPVSSPVSAVLGGSLTLPCLVSLSHPPPSPPTSGRYAVLSLPRVKWSVLSQGREAEVLVARGDRVRVSEAFRDRASLLHYASSPADLTLRLENLRHNDSGFYRCEVQQGLEDADDVAQVKVKGVVFHYRHASSRYAFTLEQAREACGLIGGAMASPEQLLAAFHSGYEQCDAGWLSDGSVRYPIQMPREGCFGDMDGLPGVRNYGRLEPHELYDVYCYVEDTEGAVFHGSSQQRLTFWEAEAHCRRHGAALASTAQLYAAWSQGLDHCSPGWLADGSVRYPIVTPRERCGGGEPGVRTVYRFSNQTGFPEADTPHDVYCFRSENGPYTDPPHDLLTTEPEDIGQDIVFSTNPSQEEFSVSQQTSSLEKVQSPTTCYEPAPTGVLEAIAPPPDQDSWEPVAKAHYPESHAPEETPASAHAQPTAGDAFTSPTAGGKAQRSESHFSKNESLDLLEVNVTSAAAEELLDGSLDAYEEEDLPVSQEDHAPDDASQTEPIHSNSSGAVLPEPDHVTSASSHTEGTDPSPSAPDNPPTQEESGDQGPNLEEDPQNAATQSLLGVEVIASSELLPREDSGYESERGDEETGNRPALMPTAGVGAEAPVLNLFPVTLPTSWASVTPTPSSVDFESSSLEVSSLIPESSARSGPEPLEDVLGELEQEGPGENPDVLVNETQNSTDSDWEEKERGGQTSASGDSSGQTLTAELEGLDGAASPEVRVTLIPGLSLTSGWEQQRSSSSSSSSSSSPQESRSDGEHSAEPPVTKEQDALLGNEPGSDAGSEICTAFLEEATPGPALSPDPLPSPTPAPEEAPEEHAAPEEDAAPEEEDAAPEEHAAPEEDAAEEEEDAAPEEHAAPEEHAALAASRPAAEVSAAGAGGRSDSCLDDPCLNGGTCVDGEWRSCLCLPGYGGAACQTDLEECEPGWDRFQGFCYQHFSKRLSWEAAEQHCRMCGGHLISVMSPEEQDYVNDKYREYQWTGLNDRTIEGDFRWSDGSPLLYDNWYKGQPDSYFLSGEDCVVMVWHEAGRWSDVPCNYHLSYTCKKGASSCREPPAVPHAKVFGRKRARYQVNAKVRYYCEEGFVQKLKPVIRCLPGGQWEEPQISCTPVRSVVLVVQQHEDAAEDAAAATEEASPLFWEIKWNV, encoded by the exons ATGAGGTTatcaggaagcagaggagacggAAACAGGACTGGGCTGCAGGTTCCTGCTGAGCAGAGGAGCCCGTGTTCATGTTCACGTAAATGCTCACGCGCTGTCGTCCTCAGCTCCAGACTGgacgcgccgctgctgctgctgttcggGCTCTGGCTCCTGGTCCCGCCGTCGTCCTCCGCCTCCGATGAGTCAG ACGACTCCAAGCTGCTCCACGTGACCATTCCCGTCAGCAGCCCCGTGTCTGCGGTGCTGGGCGGCTCCCTGACGCTGCCCTGCCTCGTGTCCCTGTCTCacccgcctccctcccctcccaccaGCGGCCGCTACGCCGTCCTGTCTCTGCCCCGGGTCAAATGGAGCGTGCTGAGCCAGGGCCGCGAGGCCGAGGTGCTGGTTGCTCGGGGCGACAGGGTGAGGGTGAGCGAGGCCTTCAGGGACCGCGCCTCGCTGCTGCACTACGCCTCCTCCCCCGCAGACCTCACCCTGCGGCTGGAGAACCTGCGGCACAACGACTCCGGCTTCTACCGCTGCGAGGTGCAGCAGGGCCTGGAGGACGCCGACGACGTGGCGCAGgtcaaggtcaaag gggtGGTGTTCCACTACCGCCACGCCTCCAGCCGCTACGCCTTCACCCTGGAGCAGGCGCGCGAGGCCTGCGGGCTCATCGGCGGCGCCATGGCGTCCCcggagcagctgctggcggCCTTCCACAGCGGCTACGAGCAGTGCGACGCAGGCTGGCTGTCGGACGGCTCCGTGAG GTACCCCATTCAGATGCCGAGGGAAGGCTGCTTCGGAGACATGGATGGACTTCCAGGAGTCAGGAACTACGGGCGGCTGGAGCCCCATGAGCTGTACGACGTCTACTGCTACGTGGAGGACACTGAGG GCGCGGTGTTCCACGGCTCCAGCCAGCAGCGCCTGACCTTCTGGGAGGCCGAGGCCCACTGCCGGCGCCACGGGGCGGCGCTGGCCTCCACCGCTCAGCTCTACGCGGCCTGGAGCCAGGGCCTGGACCACTGCAGCCCGGGGTGGCTGGCCGACGGCAGCGTGCGCTACCCCATCGTCACCCCCAGGGAGCGCTGCGGGGGCGGCGAGCCCGGCGTCCGGACCGTGTACCGCTTCTCCAACCAGACGGGCTTCCCCGAGGCCGACACGCCACACGACGTCTACTGCTTCCGAA GCGAGAACGGGCCCTACACGGACCCCCCCCACGACCTTCTGACCACTGAGCCAGAGGACATTGGCCAGGACATAGTTTTCTCAACAAATCCCTCTCAGGAGGAGTTCAGCGTTAGCCAACAGACCTCCAGCCTGGAGAAGGTCCAGTCTCCAACCACATGTTACGAGCCGGCGCCCACAGGGGTTCTGGAAGCCATCGCTCCTCCTCCCGACCAAGACAGCTGGGAACCAGTAGCGAAGGCCCATTACCCAGAGTCCCATGCACCCGAGGAAACCCCCGCCTCAGCTCACGCTCAGCCAACAGCCGGCGATGCATTCACTTCACCCACAGCGGGTGGGAAAGCACAGCGTTCAGAGAGTCACTTCTCCAAGAATGAGAGCTTGGATCTGCTGGAAGTCAACGtaacctcagcagcagcagaggagcttcTCGACGGCTCTTTGGACGCgtatgaggaggaggatctgCCTGTTTCACAGGAGGACCACGCTCCAGACGACGCCTCCCAAACCGAGCCCATCCACTCAAACAGCAGCGGCGCTGTTCTTCCGGAGCCGGACCACGTGActtctgcttcctcccacactgAGGGAACGGACCCGAGCCCCAGTGCACCTGACAACCCGCCCACACAGGAGGAGTCAGGAGACCAGGGTCCAAACCTGGAGGAGGATCCACAAAACGCAGCCACTCAAAGTTTGCTTGGTGTCGAGGTCATCGCCTCCTCAGAGCTGCTTCCGAGGGAAGATTCAG GTTATGAGTCCGAGCGCGGCGATGAGGAAACAGGGAACCGCCCTGCTCTCATGCCGACAGCAGGAGTCGGAGCCGAGGCTCCGGTGTTGAACCTGTTTCCTGTGACTCTGCCGACGTCCTGGGCTTCGGTGACGCCGACTCCCTCCTCTGTGGACTTTGAAAGCAGCTCTCTGGAGGTCAGCAGCCTGATACCTGAGAGCAGTGCTCGGTCTGGGCCTGAACCTCTGGAGGATGTTCTGGGCGAACTGGAGCAAGAAGGACCGGGAGAAAACCCAGATGTGCTCGTCAACGAAACgcaaaacagcacagacagtgactgggaggaaaaggagagaggaggtcaGACGTCAGCATCAGGAGACTCATCGGGACAGACTCTGACAGCTGAGCTCGAGGGGCTCGATGGCGCCGCGTCCCCGGAGGTCAGAGTCACTCTGATCCCTGGTCTGAGCCTGACGTCTGGCTGGGAGCAgcagcgctcctcctcctcctcctcctcctcctcctcctcgccacAGGAGTCCCGCTCTGACGGAGAGCACAGCGCGGAGCCTCCTGTCACCAAGGAGCAGGACGCTCTGCTGGGAAACG AACCAGGGTCCGACGCCGGCTCAGAGATCTGCACAGCGTTCCTGGAGGAGGCGACGCCGGGCCCGGCCCTCAGCCCAGACCCGCTCCCGTCTCCCACCCCGGCCCCGGAGGAGGCGCCGGAGGAGCacgcggcgccggaggaggacgcggcgccggaggaggaggacgcggcgccggaggagcacgcggcgccggaggaggacgcggcggaggaggaggaggacgcggcgccggaGGAGCACGCGGCCCCGGAGGAGCACGCGGCGCTGGCGGCCTCGCGGCCGGCTGCCGAGGTGTCTGCTGCCGGAGCAGGAGGCCGTTCAG aCTCCTGTCTGGACGACCCCTGTCTGAACGGAGGCACCTGCGTGGACGGGGAGTGGAGGAGCTGCCTGTGCCTGCCGGGCTACGGAGGAGCCGCGTGTCAGACAG ACCTGGAGGAGTGCGAACCCGGCTGGGACAGGTTCCAGGGCTTCTGCTACCAGCACTTCAGTAAGCGTCTGAGCTGGGAGGCGGCTGAGCAGCACTGTCGCATGTGTGGCGGCCACCTGATTTCTGTGATGAGCCCAGAGGAGCAGGACTACGTCAACG ACAAGTACAGAGAATACCAGTGGACCGGCCTGAATGACAGGACCATCGAGGGAGACTTCCGCTGGTCGGACGGGAGCCCTCTG CTCTATGACAACTGGTACAAAGGCCAGCCGGACAGCTACTTCCTGTCCGGGGAGGACTGCGTAGTGATGGTGTGGCACGAGGCCGGGCGCTGGAGCGACGTCCCCTGCAACTACCACCTGTCCTACACCTGCAAGAAAGGCGCCT cctcctgccgTGAGCCCCCTGCAGTTCCCCACGCCAAGGTCTTTGGCAGGAAGCGGGCGCGCTACCAGGTGAACGCCAAGGTGCGCTACTACTGTGAGGAGGGCTTTGTACAGAAACTCAAGCCCGTCATCAGGTGCCTGCCCGGCGGCCAGTGGGAGGAGCCTCAGATCAGCTGTACACCAG TCCGCtccgtggttctggtggttcagcAGCACGAAGACGCCGCTGAGGACgcggcagcagccacagaggaggcgtcGCCGCTGTTCTGGGAAATTAAGTGGAACGTATGA
- the LOC114843330 gene encoding brevican core protein-like isoform X4, whose product MKHSRLDAPLLLLFGLWLLVPPSSSASDESDDSKLLHVTIPVSSPVSAVLGGSLTLPCLVSLSHPPPSPPTSGRYAVLSLPRVKWSVLSQGREAEVLVARGDRVRVSEAFRDRASLLHYASSPADLTLRLENLRHNDSGFYRCEVQQGLEDADDVAQVKVKGVVFHYRHASSRYAFTLEQAREACGLIGGAMASPEQLLAAFHSGYEQCDAGWLSDGSVRYPIQMPREGCFGDMDGLPGVRNYGRLEPHELYDVYCYVEDTEGAVFHGSSQQRLTFWEAEAHCRRHGAALASTAQLYAAWSQGLDHCSPGWLADGSVRYPIVTPRERCGGGEPGVRTVYRFSNQTGFPEADTPHDVYCFRSENGPYTDPPHDLLTTEPEDIGQDIVFSTNPSQEEFSVSQQTSSLEKVQSPTTCYEPAPTGVLEAIAPPPDQDSWEPVAKAHYPESHAPEETPASAHAQPTAGDAFTSPTAGGKAQRSESHFSKNESLDLLEVNVTSAAAEELLDGSLDAYEEEDLPVSQEDHAPDDASQTEPIHSNSSGAVLPEPDHVTSASSHTEGTDPSPSAPDNPPTQEESGDQGPNLEEDPQNAATQSLLGVEVIASSELLPREDSGYESERGDEETGNRPALMPTAGVGAEAPVLNLFPVTLPTSWASVTPTPSSVDFESSSLEVSSLIPESSARSGPEPLEDVLGELEQEGPGENPDVLVNETQNSTDSDWEEKERGGQTSASGDSSGQTLTAELEGLDGAASPEVRVTLIPGLSLTSGWEQQRSSSSSSSSSSSPQESRSDGEHSAEPPVTKEQDALLGNEPGSDAGSEICTAFLEEATPGPALSPDPLPSPTPAPEEAPEEHAAPEEDAAPEEEDAAPEEHAAPEEDAAEEEEDAAPEEHAAPEEHAALAASRPAAEVSAAGAGGRSDSCLDDPCLNGGTCVDGEWRSCLCLPGYGGAACQTDLEECEPGWDRFQGFCYQHFSKRLSWEAAEQHCRMCGGHLISVMSPEEQDYVNDKYREYQWTGLNDRTIEGDFRWSDGSPLLYDNWYKGQPDSYFLSGEDCVVMVWHEAGRWSDVPCNYHLSYTCKKGASSCREPPAVPHAKVFGRKRARYQVNAKVRYYCEEGFVQKLKPVIRCLPGGQWEEPQISCTPVRSVVLVVQQHEDAAEDAAAATEEASPLFWEIKWNV is encoded by the exons ATGAAGCA CTCCAGACTGgacgcgccgctgctgctgctgttcggGCTCTGGCTCCTGGTCCCGCCGTCGTCCTCCGCCTCCGATGAGTCAG ACGACTCCAAGCTGCTCCACGTGACCATTCCCGTCAGCAGCCCCGTGTCTGCGGTGCTGGGCGGCTCCCTGACGCTGCCCTGCCTCGTGTCCCTGTCTCacccgcctccctcccctcccaccaGCGGCCGCTACGCCGTCCTGTCTCTGCCCCGGGTCAAATGGAGCGTGCTGAGCCAGGGCCGCGAGGCCGAGGTGCTGGTTGCTCGGGGCGACAGGGTGAGGGTGAGCGAGGCCTTCAGGGACCGCGCCTCGCTGCTGCACTACGCCTCCTCCCCCGCAGACCTCACCCTGCGGCTGGAGAACCTGCGGCACAACGACTCCGGCTTCTACCGCTGCGAGGTGCAGCAGGGCCTGGAGGACGCCGACGACGTGGCGCAGgtcaaggtcaaag gggtGGTGTTCCACTACCGCCACGCCTCCAGCCGCTACGCCTTCACCCTGGAGCAGGCGCGCGAGGCCTGCGGGCTCATCGGCGGCGCCATGGCGTCCCcggagcagctgctggcggCCTTCCACAGCGGCTACGAGCAGTGCGACGCAGGCTGGCTGTCGGACGGCTCCGTGAG GTACCCCATTCAGATGCCGAGGGAAGGCTGCTTCGGAGACATGGATGGACTTCCAGGAGTCAGGAACTACGGGCGGCTGGAGCCCCATGAGCTGTACGACGTCTACTGCTACGTGGAGGACACTGAGG GCGCGGTGTTCCACGGCTCCAGCCAGCAGCGCCTGACCTTCTGGGAGGCCGAGGCCCACTGCCGGCGCCACGGGGCGGCGCTGGCCTCCACCGCTCAGCTCTACGCGGCCTGGAGCCAGGGCCTGGACCACTGCAGCCCGGGGTGGCTGGCCGACGGCAGCGTGCGCTACCCCATCGTCACCCCCAGGGAGCGCTGCGGGGGCGGCGAGCCCGGCGTCCGGACCGTGTACCGCTTCTCCAACCAGACGGGCTTCCCCGAGGCCGACACGCCACACGACGTCTACTGCTTCCGAA GCGAGAACGGGCCCTACACGGACCCCCCCCACGACCTTCTGACCACTGAGCCAGAGGACATTGGCCAGGACATAGTTTTCTCAACAAATCCCTCTCAGGAGGAGTTCAGCGTTAGCCAACAGACCTCCAGCCTGGAGAAGGTCCAGTCTCCAACCACATGTTACGAGCCGGCGCCCACAGGGGTTCTGGAAGCCATCGCTCCTCCTCCCGACCAAGACAGCTGGGAACCAGTAGCGAAGGCCCATTACCCAGAGTCCCATGCACCCGAGGAAACCCCCGCCTCAGCTCACGCTCAGCCAACAGCCGGCGATGCATTCACTTCACCCACAGCGGGTGGGAAAGCACAGCGTTCAGAGAGTCACTTCTCCAAGAATGAGAGCTTGGATCTGCTGGAAGTCAACGtaacctcagcagcagcagaggagcttcTCGACGGCTCTTTGGACGCgtatgaggaggaggatctgCCTGTTTCACAGGAGGACCACGCTCCAGACGACGCCTCCCAAACCGAGCCCATCCACTCAAACAGCAGCGGCGCTGTTCTTCCGGAGCCGGACCACGTGActtctgcttcctcccacactgAGGGAACGGACCCGAGCCCCAGTGCACCTGACAACCCGCCCACACAGGAGGAGTCAGGAGACCAGGGTCCAAACCTGGAGGAGGATCCACAAAACGCAGCCACTCAAAGTTTGCTTGGTGTCGAGGTCATCGCCTCCTCAGAGCTGCTTCCGAGGGAAGATTCAG GTTATGAGTCCGAGCGCGGCGATGAGGAAACAGGGAACCGCCCTGCTCTCATGCCGACAGCAGGAGTCGGAGCCGAGGCTCCGGTGTTGAACCTGTTTCCTGTGACTCTGCCGACGTCCTGGGCTTCGGTGACGCCGACTCCCTCCTCTGTGGACTTTGAAAGCAGCTCTCTGGAGGTCAGCAGCCTGATACCTGAGAGCAGTGCTCGGTCTGGGCCTGAACCTCTGGAGGATGTTCTGGGCGAACTGGAGCAAGAAGGACCGGGAGAAAACCCAGATGTGCTCGTCAACGAAACgcaaaacagcacagacagtgactgggaggaaaaggagagaggaggtcaGACGTCAGCATCAGGAGACTCATCGGGACAGACTCTGACAGCTGAGCTCGAGGGGCTCGATGGCGCCGCGTCCCCGGAGGTCAGAGTCACTCTGATCCCTGGTCTGAGCCTGACGTCTGGCTGGGAGCAgcagcgctcctcctcctcctcctcctcctcctcctcctcgccacAGGAGTCCCGCTCTGACGGAGAGCACAGCGCGGAGCCTCCTGTCACCAAGGAGCAGGACGCTCTGCTGGGAAACG AACCAGGGTCCGACGCCGGCTCAGAGATCTGCACAGCGTTCCTGGAGGAGGCGACGCCGGGCCCGGCCCTCAGCCCAGACCCGCTCCCGTCTCCCACCCCGGCCCCGGAGGAGGCGCCGGAGGAGCacgcggcgccggaggaggacgcggcgccggaggaggaggacgcggcgccggaggagcacgcggcgccggaggaggacgcggcggaggaggaggaggacgcggcgccggaGGAGCACGCGGCCCCGGAGGAGCACGCGGCGCTGGCGGCCTCGCGGCCGGCTGCCGAGGTGTCTGCTGCCGGAGCAGGAGGCCGTTCAG aCTCCTGTCTGGACGACCCCTGTCTGAACGGAGGCACCTGCGTGGACGGGGAGTGGAGGAGCTGCCTGTGCCTGCCGGGCTACGGAGGAGCCGCGTGTCAGACAG ACCTGGAGGAGTGCGAACCCGGCTGGGACAGGTTCCAGGGCTTCTGCTACCAGCACTTCAGTAAGCGTCTGAGCTGGGAGGCGGCTGAGCAGCACTGTCGCATGTGTGGCGGCCACCTGATTTCTGTGATGAGCCCAGAGGAGCAGGACTACGTCAACG ACAAGTACAGAGAATACCAGTGGACCGGCCTGAATGACAGGACCATCGAGGGAGACTTCCGCTGGTCGGACGGGAGCCCTCTG CTCTATGACAACTGGTACAAAGGCCAGCCGGACAGCTACTTCCTGTCCGGGGAGGACTGCGTAGTGATGGTGTGGCACGAGGCCGGGCGCTGGAGCGACGTCCCCTGCAACTACCACCTGTCCTACACCTGCAAGAAAGGCGCCT cctcctgccgTGAGCCCCCTGCAGTTCCCCACGCCAAGGTCTTTGGCAGGAAGCGGGCGCGCTACCAGGTGAACGCCAAGGTGCGCTACTACTGTGAGGAGGGCTTTGTACAGAAACTCAAGCCCGTCATCAGGTGCCTGCCCGGCGGCCAGTGGGAGGAGCCTCAGATCAGCTGTACACCAG TCCGCtccgtggttctggtggttcagcAGCACGAAGACGCCGCTGAGGACgcggcagcagccacagaggaggcgtcGCCGCTGTTCTGGGAAATTAAGTGGAACGTATGA
- the LOC114843330 gene encoding brevican core protein-like isoform X2 — MRLSGSRGDGNRTGLQVPAEQRSPCSCSRKCSRAVVLSSRLDAPLLLLFGLWLLVPPSSSASDESDDSKLLHVTIPVSSPVSAVLGGSLTLPCLVSLSHPPPSPPTSGRYAVLSLPRVKWSVLSQGREAEVLVARGDRVRVSEAFRDRASLLHYASSPADLTLRLENLRHNDSGFYRCEVQQGLEDADDVAQVKVKGVVFHYRHASSRYAFTLEQAREACGLIGGAMASPEQLLAAFHSGYEQCDAGWLSDGSVRYPIQMPREGCFGDMDGLPGVRNYGRLEPHELYDVYCYVEDTEGAVFHGSSQQRLTFWEAEAHCRRHGAALASTAQLYAAWSQGLDHCSPGWLADGSVRYPIVTPRERCGGGEPGVRTVYRFSNQTGFPEADTPHDVYCFRSENGPYTDPPHDLLTTEPEDIGQDIVFSTNPSQEEFSVSQQTSSLEKVQSPTTCYEPAPTGVLEAIAPPPDQDSWEPVAKAHYPESHAPEETPASAHAQPTAGDAFTSPTAGGKAQRSESHFSKNESLDLLEVNVTSAAAEELLDGSLDAYEEEDLPVSQEDHAPDDASQTEPIHSNSSGAVLPEPDHVTSASSHTEGTDPSPSAPDNPPTQEESGDQGPNLEEDPQNAATQSLLGVEVIASSELLPREDSGYESERGDEETGNRPALMPTAGVGAEAPVLNLFPVTLPTSWASVTPTPSSVDFESSSLEVSSLIPESSARSGPEPLEDVLGELEQEGPGENPDVLVNETQNSTDSDWEEKERGGQTSASGDSSGQTLTAELEGLDGAASPEVRVTLIPGLSLTSGWEQQRSSSSSSSSSSSPQESRSDGEHSAEPPVTKEQDALLGNEPGSDAGSEICTAFLEEATPGPALSPDPLPSPTPAPEEAPEEHAAPEEDAAPEEEDAAPEEHAAPEEDAALAASRPAAEVSAAGAGGRSDSCLDDPCLNGGTCVDGEWRSCLCLPGYGGAACQTDLEECEPGWDRFQGFCYQHFSKRLSWEAAEQHCRMCGGHLISVMSPEEQDYVNDKYREYQWTGLNDRTIEGDFRWSDGSPLLYDNWYKGQPDSYFLSGEDCVVMVWHEAGRWSDVPCNYHLSYTCKKGASSCREPPAVPHAKVFGRKRARYQVNAKVRYYCEEGFVQKLKPVIRCLPGGQWEEPQISCTPVRSVVLVVQQHEDAAEDAAAATEEASPLFWEIKWNV, encoded by the exons ATGAGGTTatcaggaagcagaggagacggAAACAGGACTGGGCTGCAGGTTCCTGCTGAGCAGAGGAGCCCGTGTTCATGTTCACGTAAATGCTCACGCGCTGTCGTCCTCAGCTCCAGACTGgacgcgccgctgctgctgctgttcggGCTCTGGCTCCTGGTCCCGCCGTCGTCCTCCGCCTCCGATGAGTCAG ACGACTCCAAGCTGCTCCACGTGACCATTCCCGTCAGCAGCCCCGTGTCTGCGGTGCTGGGCGGCTCCCTGACGCTGCCCTGCCTCGTGTCCCTGTCTCacccgcctccctcccctcccaccaGCGGCCGCTACGCCGTCCTGTCTCTGCCCCGGGTCAAATGGAGCGTGCTGAGCCAGGGCCGCGAGGCCGAGGTGCTGGTTGCTCGGGGCGACAGGGTGAGGGTGAGCGAGGCCTTCAGGGACCGCGCCTCGCTGCTGCACTACGCCTCCTCCCCCGCAGACCTCACCCTGCGGCTGGAGAACCTGCGGCACAACGACTCCGGCTTCTACCGCTGCGAGGTGCAGCAGGGCCTGGAGGACGCCGACGACGTGGCGCAGgtcaaggtcaaag gggtGGTGTTCCACTACCGCCACGCCTCCAGCCGCTACGCCTTCACCCTGGAGCAGGCGCGCGAGGCCTGCGGGCTCATCGGCGGCGCCATGGCGTCCCcggagcagctgctggcggCCTTCCACAGCGGCTACGAGCAGTGCGACGCAGGCTGGCTGTCGGACGGCTCCGTGAG GTACCCCATTCAGATGCCGAGGGAAGGCTGCTTCGGAGACATGGATGGACTTCCAGGAGTCAGGAACTACGGGCGGCTGGAGCCCCATGAGCTGTACGACGTCTACTGCTACGTGGAGGACACTGAGG GCGCGGTGTTCCACGGCTCCAGCCAGCAGCGCCTGACCTTCTGGGAGGCCGAGGCCCACTGCCGGCGCCACGGGGCGGCGCTGGCCTCCACCGCTCAGCTCTACGCGGCCTGGAGCCAGGGCCTGGACCACTGCAGCCCGGGGTGGCTGGCCGACGGCAGCGTGCGCTACCCCATCGTCACCCCCAGGGAGCGCTGCGGGGGCGGCGAGCCCGGCGTCCGGACCGTGTACCGCTTCTCCAACCAGACGGGCTTCCCCGAGGCCGACACGCCACACGACGTCTACTGCTTCCGAA GCGAGAACGGGCCCTACACGGACCCCCCCCACGACCTTCTGACCACTGAGCCAGAGGACATTGGCCAGGACATAGTTTTCTCAACAAATCCCTCTCAGGAGGAGTTCAGCGTTAGCCAACAGACCTCCAGCCTGGAGAAGGTCCAGTCTCCAACCACATGTTACGAGCCGGCGCCCACAGGGGTTCTGGAAGCCATCGCTCCTCCTCCCGACCAAGACAGCTGGGAACCAGTAGCGAAGGCCCATTACCCAGAGTCCCATGCACCCGAGGAAACCCCCGCCTCAGCTCACGCTCAGCCAACAGCCGGCGATGCATTCACTTCACCCACAGCGGGTGGGAAAGCACAGCGTTCAGAGAGTCACTTCTCCAAGAATGAGAGCTTGGATCTGCTGGAAGTCAACGtaacctcagcagcagcagaggagcttcTCGACGGCTCTTTGGACGCgtatgaggaggaggatctgCCTGTTTCACAGGAGGACCACGCTCCAGACGACGCCTCCCAAACCGAGCCCATCCACTCAAACAGCAGCGGCGCTGTTCTTCCGGAGCCGGACCACGTGActtctgcttcctcccacactgAGGGAACGGACCCGAGCCCCAGTGCACCTGACAACCCGCCCACACAGGAGGAGTCAGGAGACCAGGGTCCAAACCTGGAGGAGGATCCACAAAACGCAGCCACTCAAAGTTTGCTTGGTGTCGAGGTCATCGCCTCCTCAGAGCTGCTTCCGAGGGAAGATTCAG GTTATGAGTCCGAGCGCGGCGATGAGGAAACAGGGAACCGCCCTGCTCTCATGCCGACAGCAGGAGTCGGAGCCGAGGCTCCGGTGTTGAACCTGTTTCCTGTGACTCTGCCGACGTCCTGGGCTTCGGTGACGCCGACTCCCTCCTCTGTGGACTTTGAAAGCAGCTCTCTGGAGGTCAGCAGCCTGATACCTGAGAGCAGTGCTCGGTCTGGGCCTGAACCTCTGGAGGATGTTCTGGGCGAACTGGAGCAAGAAGGACCGGGAGAAAACCCAGATGTGCTCGTCAACGAAACgcaaaacagcacagacagtgactgggaggaaaaggagagaggaggtcaGACGTCAGCATCAGGAGACTCATCGGGACAGACTCTGACAGCTGAGCTCGAGGGGCTCGATGGCGCCGCGTCCCCGGAGGTCAGAGTCACTCTGATCCCTGGTCTGAGCCTGACGTCTGGCTGGGAGCAgcagcgctcctcctcctcctcctcctcctcctcctcctcgccacAGGAGTCCCGCTCTGACGGAGAGCACAGCGCGGAGCCTCCTGTCACCAAGGAGCAGGACGCTCTGCTGGGAAACG AACCAGGGTCCGACGCCGGCTCAGAGATCTGCACAGCGTTCCTGGAGGAGGCGACGCCGGGCCCGGCCCTCAGCCCAGACCCGCTCCCGTCTCCCACCCCGGCCCCGGAGGAGGCGCCGGAGGAGCacgcggcgccggaggaggacgcggcgccggaggaggaggacgcggcgccggaggagcacgcggcgccggaggagg ACGCGGCGCTGGCGGCCTCGCGGCCGGCTGCCGAGGTGTCTGCTGCCGGAGCAGGAGGCCGTTCAG aCTCCTGTCTGGACGACCCCTGTCTGAACGGAGGCACCTGCGTGGACGGGGAGTGGAGGAGCTGCCTGTGCCTGCCGGGCTACGGAGGAGCCGCGTGTCAGACAG ACCTGGAGGAGTGCGAACCCGGCTGGGACAGGTTCCAGGGCTTCTGCTACCAGCACTTCAGTAAGCGTCTGAGCTGGGAGGCGGCTGAGCAGCACTGTCGCATGTGTGGCGGCCACCTGATTTCTGTGATGAGCCCAGAGGAGCAGGACTACGTCAACG ACAAGTACAGAGAATACCAGTGGACCGGCCTGAATGACAGGACCATCGAGGGAGACTTCCGCTGGTCGGACGGGAGCCCTCTG CTCTATGACAACTGGTACAAAGGCCAGCCGGACAGCTACTTCCTGTCCGGGGAGGACTGCGTAGTGATGGTGTGGCACGAGGCCGGGCGCTGGAGCGACGTCCCCTGCAACTACCACCTGTCCTACACCTGCAAGAAAGGCGCCT cctcctgccgTGAGCCCCCTGCAGTTCCCCACGCCAAGGTCTTTGGCAGGAAGCGGGCGCGCTACCAGGTGAACGCCAAGGTGCGCTACTACTGTGAGGAGGGCTTTGTACAGAAACTCAAGCCCGTCATCAGGTGCCTGCCCGGCGGCCAGTGGGAGGAGCCTCAGATCAGCTGTACACCAG TCCGCtccgtggttctggtggttcagcAGCACGAAGACGCCGCTGAGGACgcggcagcagccacagaggaggcgtcGCCGCTGTTCTGGGAAATTAAGTGGAACGTATGA